In a single window of the Elaeis guineensis isolate ETL-2024a chromosome 4, EG11, whole genome shotgun sequence genome:
- the LOC114914116 gene encoding uncharacterized protein isoform X2, with protein MMGNGTNMVWNTLNFWTAQIMGDTERPKEIDTSNSRRLCRLLLSIVAIIGLTAILTISLLNQPPKRSQRVWLKKGDLNNVSQFFDRMALHLNSIEWQCPCKAMDVVTAPTNGARLVEFFLIDVNDPENVIHVNSIEQFCSVASSIKYFKGFNTTCNKILKETFRLSGWDFMVRSSNLYMNSLKMGSLNPIAFMFDVCNSWAGGLSQASSFFLISNMGMKDEEDQRLDTFLRAIRSSLQICAKYASWPPPDNDIYLAESVRDPQLDNIDETNGANKFDYVVAISFNWTDYFMLCAPSYCEYVEANTVMWVLFAAVAQVGGFVSAMLFALRTVFWPLSCMLFGWPTCFETCLNKRANVDSPRSDERGDILMEAP; from the exons GCCAAAGGAGATAGACACTTCGAATTCTCGACGACTCTGTCGTTTGCTACTCAGTATAGTTGCTATTATTGGATTGACAGCCATTCTGACAATCTCTCTTTTGAACCAACCACCCAAGAGATCTCAAAGGGTGTGGTTGAAGAAAGGGGATTTAAATAATGTGTCTCAATTCTTTGATCGCATGGCTTTACATTTGAATTCTATAGAGTGGCAGTGCCCGTGCAAAGCAATGGATGTGGTCACGGCCCCCACGAATGGTGCTCGTCTTGTTGAATTCTTTCTAATCGATGTCAATGATCCGGAGAATGTTATTCATGTCAACTCCATTGAGCAGTTCTGCAGTGTAGCTAGTAGCATTAAATACTTCAAGGGCTTTAACACAACATGCAACAAGATTTTGAAAGAAACTTTTCGGTTGAGTGGGTGGGATTTTATGGTGAGAAGCTCGAATCTGTACATGAATTCCTTAAAGATGGGAAGCCTGAATCCAATTGCTTTCATGTTTGATGTCTGCAACTCTTGGGCAG GGGGTCTTTCACAAGCTAGTTCATTCTTCTTAATCTCAAACATGGGAATGAAAGATGAGGAAGACCAGCGTCTTGACACATTCTTACGAGCCATTAGAAGTTCGCTTCAGATATGTGCCAAATATGCTAGCTGGCCTCCTCCAGACAATGATATATATTTAGCCGAATCTGTTAGAGATCCCCAATTGGACAATATTGACGAGACGAATGGTGCCAATAAGTTTGATTACGTTGTGGCCATTAGCTTCAATTGGACAGATTACTTCATGCTGTGTGCTCCAAGCTACTGCGAATACGTGGAGGCCAACACTGTGATGTGGGTTCTCTTTGCTGCTGTTGCTCAAGTTGGTGGCTTTGTTTCAGCCATGTTGTTCGCTCTGCGCACTGTGTTTTGGCCATTATCTTGTATGCTCTTTGGTTGGCCTACTTGTTTCGAGACTTGCCTGAATAAAAGAGCAAATGTAGATAGCCCAAGAAGTGATGAGCGTGGAGACATTCTAATGGAAGCACCATAG
- the LOC140856909 gene encoding uncharacterized protein: MREGERIVVECNQLGQPIKKAACLLTSFLGTVARRPQLCPLGYAKWNDMLPTYKVELLRVIESKFVLPPSTHDFVMKSLNRKWKEYKAQLKKDYMRQGMTEEEVARNCPPDVPPHQWMELVHYWFSERAQTYSVIGRAARAAQSVPHTSGSKSYARLRQEFEDEHGREPGQVEFYRMIHTHQDGTFVRDESRDLYVRHY, encoded by the exons atgcgtgagggtgagagaattgttgtggagtgcaatcagctaggtcagccaattaagaaagctgcctgcttattgacttcatttttggggactgttgctcggaggcctcagctatgtccgttgggctatgcaaaatggaatgacatgcttccaacgtacaaagttgagctcctccgagttatagag agcaagtttgttctccctccatccactcatgattttgtaatgaagtctctcaaccgcaaatggaaagaatataaagcacaattgaagaaggactatatgagacagggtatgacagaggaggaggttgctaggaattgtcctcctgatgtaccccctcatcagtggatggagttggttcattactggttctccgagagggcacag acttattctgttattggtagagctgcacgagcagctcagtctgttcctcatacatcggggtcgaagagttatgcacgactccgacaggagttt gaggatgagcatgggagggaacccggacaagtggagttttaccggatgattcatactcatcaggatggtacttttgttcgagatgagtcgagagatttatatgtacggcattattaa
- the LOC114914116 gene encoding uncharacterized protein isoform X1 encodes MMGNGTNMVWNTLNFWTAQIMGDTERPKEIDTSNSRRLCRLLLSIVAIIGLTAILTISLLNQPPKRSQRVWLKKGDLNNVSQFFDRMALHLNSIEWQCPCKAMDVVTAPTNGARLVEFFLIDVNDPENVIHVNSIEQFCSVASSIKYFKGFNTTCNKILKETFRLSGWDFMVRSSNLYMNSLKMGSLNPIAFMFDVCNSWAGGLSQASSFFLISNMGMKDEEDQRLDTFLRAIRSSLQICAKYASWPPPDNDIYLAESVRDPQLDNIDETNGANKFDYVVAISFNWTDYFMLCAPSYCEYVEANTVMWVLFAAVAQVGGFVSAMLFALRTVFWPLSCMLFGWPTCIETCLNKRANVDSPRSDERGDILMEAP; translated from the exons GCCAAAGGAGATAGACACTTCGAATTCTCGACGACTCTGTCGTTTGCTACTCAGTATAGTTGCTATTATTGGATTGACAGCCATTCTGACAATCTCTCTTTTGAACCAACCACCCAAGAGATCTCAAAGGGTGTGGTTGAAGAAAGGGGATTTAAATAATGTGTCTCAATTCTTTGATCGCATGGCTTTACATTTGAATTCTATAGAGTGGCAGTGCCCGTGCAAAGCAATGGATGTGGTCACGGCCCCCACGAATGGTGCTCGTCTTGTTGAATTCTTTCTAATCGATGTCAATGATCCGGAGAATGTTATTCATGTCAACTCCATTGAGCAGTTCTGCAGTGTAGCTAGTAGCATTAAATACTTCAAGGGCTTTAACACAACATGCAACAAGATTTTGAAAGAAACTTTTCGGTTGAGTGGGTGGGATTTTATGGTGAGAAGCTCGAATCTGTACATGAATTCCTTAAAGATGGGAAGCCTGAATCCAATTGCTTTCATGTTTGATGTCTGCAACTCTTGGGCAG GGGGTCTCTCACAAGCTAGTTCATTCTTCTTAATCTCAAACATGGGAATGAAAGATGAGGAAGACCAGCGTCTTGACACATTCTTACGAGCCATTAGAAGTTCGCTTCAGATATGTGCCAAATATGCTAGCTGGCCTCCTCCAGACAATGATATATATTTAGCCGAATCTGTTAGAGATCCCCAATTGGACAATATTGACGAGACGAATGGTGCCAATAAGTTTGATTACGTTGTGGCCATTAGCTTCAATTGGACAGATTACTTCATGCTGTGTGCTCCAAGCTACTGCGAATACGTGGAGGCCAACACTGTGATGTGGGTTCTCTTTGCTGCTGTTGCTCAAGTTGGTGGCTTTGTTTCAGCCATGTTGTTCGCTCTGCGCACTGTGTTTTGGCCATTATCTTGTATGCTCTTTGGTTGGCCTACTTGTATCGAGACTTGCCTGAATAAAAGAGCAAACGTAGATAGCCCAAGAAGTGATGAGCGTGGAGACATTCTAATGGAAGCACCATAG
- the LOC140857123 gene encoding protein RGF1 INDUCIBLE TRANSCRIPTION FACTOR 1-like: MGGGGPDDDSRWPPWLRPLLSTSFFVQCKQHADSHKSECNMYCLDCMNGALCSLCLAHHRDHRAIQIRRSSYHDVIRVSEIQKVLDISGVQTYIINSARVVFLNERPQPRPGKGVTNNCEVCERSLLDSFRFCSLGCKIVGTSIDHKKKKKKKKAAASSASDSEESYTSTSRGSEKSNAVQSFTPSTPPPTVLSYRTAKRRKGIPHRAPFGSLILEF, from the exons ATG GGAGGAGGAGGACCGGACGACGACAGCCGGTGGCCGCCATGGCTCCGGCCGCTGCTGTCGACCAGTTTTTTTGTGCAATGCAAGCAGCATGCTGACTCCCACAAAAGCGAGTGCAATATGTACTGCCTTGACTGCATGAATGGCGCCCTCTGCTCGCTCTGTCTCGCCCACCACCGCGACCATCGCGCCATTCAG ATAAGGAGGTCATCCTACCATGATGTGATCAGAGTGTCTGAGATACAGAAGGTGCTGGACATCAGCGGCGTCCAGACTTATATCATCAACAGCGCCCGCGTGGTGTTCCTCAACGAGCGCCCCCAGCCGAGGCCCGGCAAAGGCGTCACCAACAACTGCGAGGTCTGCGAGCGGAGTCTCCTTGACTCCTTCCGCTTCTGCTCCCTCGGCTGCAAG ATTGTTGGGACCTCTATTGatcacaagaagaagaagaagaagaagaaagcagcGGCTTCGTCGGCCTCCGACTCCGAGGAGTCGTACACCAGCACCAGCCGCGGGAGCGAGAAGAGCAATGCAGTACAGAGCTTCACCCCGTCGACCCCACCGCCGACCGTCCTCAGCTACCGGACCGCCAAGAGGCGAAAGGGCATTCCTCACAGGGCCCCCTTTGGTAGCCTCATCTTGGAGTTCTAG